In Leptospira terpstrae serovar Hualin str. LT 11-33 = ATCC 700639, the following are encoded in one genomic region:
- a CDS encoding helix-turn-helix domain-containing protein, protein MNWSDENLYTILEKIGSSIKGRRVQMDLSQEELAKRSGVSPSSIARLETGKGNISLLNLLSLLKELDLLNELQLTFRDPNLSLALLAKSKTNKIRQRVRKQITLPPNDEKEWTWGHKNG, encoded by the coding sequence ATGAATTGGTCGGATGAAAATTTATATACAATTCTAGAAAAAATCGGGTCCTCGATCAAAGGACGACGTGTACAGATGGATCTCTCCCAAGAAGAGTTAGCGAAGAGAAGTGGGGTTTCTCCTTCATCCATTGCAAGGTTAGAAACTGGGAAGGGAAATATTTCCTTACTCAACTTACTCTCTCTATTAAAAGAATTGGATTTGTTAAACGAATTACAACTTACCTTTAGAGACCCAAACCTCTCTCTGGCACTTCTTGCAAAATCCAAAACAAATAAAATAAGACAACGGGTCAGAAAACAAATTACATTACCACCTAACGATGAGAAGGAGTGGACTTGGGGTCACAAAAATGGGTGA
- the amt gene encoding ammonium transporter codes for MSVQKNLLDILWVLVCSGLVLMMQGGFLVLESGLTRAKNSINVAIKNIADFGVATLLFYLFGFGIMFGSSFYGLIGIDLFLPAFPKDNAWPPTFFLFQLMFCGTASTIVSGAVAERLKFPSYLLATALISGIIYPIVGHWVWGGTFIESPRGWLEQLGFHDFAGSTQVHSVGGWVSLALLLVVGPRLGRFKEGEPSKSVTGSNLPLAMLGGIILWFGWMGFNGGSTLAFNGSVPIVILNTIIASGFSMLVALFLTWFVKGYPEAISPLNGSLAGLVAITASADCVEPGQAAIIGMIAGGLTIPAEKLLEKWKIDDAVGAVPVHLVGGLWGTLAVGIFGDIEGLGATSGRGDFILIQLLGILVVGSFAFGISYIIFKGINRIYHLRVDETEERMGLNISEHKATTELIDLFLSMDYQHKTGDLTLDVPVEPFTEVGQIAERYNLVLGKVRTTLKENEDSRIEIANAYDKVRNEQERAEKLLLNVLPKAIADELKEKQGLIANSYPEVSVLFADIVGFTQISAGLKPEAVVRILNEIFSYFDVLAEKYRLEKIKTIGDAYMAVAGLPAPDQYHSLLAAHMAWDMKSLLSRLKLGKSGTKLSMRIGINTGPVVAGVIGTKKFIYDIWGDAVNLASRMESHGLPNEIQITESTANLIQSDFELEARGEIEVKGKGKIRTFLVKQRIREPELSLPYFQFAT; via the coding sequence ATGTCGGTTCAAAAAAATCTTTTAGATATTTTATGGGTACTCGTTTGTTCGGGACTTGTGTTGATGATGCAAGGTGGATTTTTAGTCTTAGAGTCTGGTTTAACTCGTGCTAAAAATTCAATCAACGTAGCGATTAAAAACATCGCAGATTTTGGAGTAGCAACATTATTATTCTACTTGTTTGGATTTGGAATCATGTTTGGTTCTTCTTTTTACGGTCTTATAGGTATAGATTTATTTTTACCAGCGTTTCCAAAAGACAATGCTTGGCCTCCTACTTTCTTTTTGTTCCAATTGATGTTTTGTGGAACTGCATCTACCATTGTTTCTGGTGCGGTTGCCGAACGGTTAAAATTTCCTTCTTATCTTTTGGCAACAGCTCTTATCTCTGGTATCATTTATCCGATTGTCGGACATTGGGTTTGGGGTGGAACCTTTATTGAATCCCCTCGCGGTTGGTTAGAACAATTAGGTTTTCATGACTTTGCAGGATCCACACAAGTCCATAGTGTTGGTGGTTGGGTTTCTTTGGCACTTCTATTGGTAGTAGGCCCAAGGCTTGGAAGGTTTAAAGAAGGGGAACCTTCCAAATCAGTTACAGGTAGCAATCTCCCCTTGGCTATGTTAGGTGGAATTATTCTTTGGTTTGGTTGGATGGGTTTTAATGGAGGAAGTACTTTAGCCTTTAATGGTTCAGTTCCAATTGTCATTTTAAATACAATCATTGCTTCTGGATTTTCCATGCTGGTTGCTTTATTTTTAACTTGGTTTGTGAAAGGATATCCAGAGGCAATATCCCCATTAAACGGATCTTTGGCGGGACTTGTTGCCATTACAGCTAGTGCTGACTGTGTTGAACCTGGGCAAGCTGCCATCATTGGAATGATAGCGGGAGGGCTCACTATCCCAGCAGAAAAATTATTAGAAAAATGGAAGATTGACGATGCTGTAGGAGCTGTTCCTGTACATTTAGTCGGTGGTCTTTGGGGGACATTGGCAGTAGGGATATTTGGAGACATTGAAGGATTAGGGGCAACAAGTGGAAGAGGGGACTTTATCCTCATTCAGCTATTAGGAATCCTAGTCGTTGGTAGTTTTGCTTTTGGTATATCCTATATTATTTTTAAAGGAATCAACAGAATCTACCATCTCCGAGTGGATGAAACAGAAGAAAGAATGGGTTTGAATATATCGGAACACAAAGCCACAACAGAACTTATTGATTTGTTTTTATCTATGGATTACCAACATAAAACCGGAGACTTAACTCTTGATGTACCTGTGGAACCATTTACGGAAGTGGGACAAATTGCGGAAAGGTACAACTTAGTTTTAGGAAAAGTTCGCACCACCTTAAAAGAAAATGAAGATTCCAGAATTGAAATCGCTAATGCATACGACAAAGTAAGAAACGAACAAGAGAGAGCAGAAAAACTATTGTTAAACGTACTTCCGAAAGCAATAGCCGATGAGCTAAAAGAAAAACAAGGTTTAATTGCTAATAGTTATCCAGAAGTATCTGTTTTATTTGCAGACATCGTGGGGTTTACACAAATTTCCGCTGGTCTGAAGCCTGAAGCTGTAGTTCGAATCTTAAACGAAATTTTTTCTTACTTCGATGTGTTAGCAGAAAAGTATCGATTAGAAAAGATTAAAACCATTGGAGATGCCTACATGGCTGTTGCAGGACTCCCGGCACCCGATCAGTATCATTCATTACTCGCGGCTCATATGGCTTGGGATATGAAATCATTACTTTCTAGGTTGAAACTTGGGAAAAGTGGAACCAAACTCAGTATGCGAATTGGAATCAATACAGGTCCTGTGGTTGCTGGAGTGATTGGAACCAAAAAATTTATTTATGATATTTGGGGGGATGCGGTCAATCTTGCCTCTCGTATGGAATCACATGGACTGCCAAATGAAATTCAAATCACAGAATCGACTGCTAATTTAATTCAGTCCGACTTTGAATTAGAAGCAAGGGGAGAAATTGAAGTGAAAGGCAAAGGAAAAATCAGAACCTTTCTCGTCAAACAAAGGATACGTGAGCCGGAGTTGAGTTTGCCTTACTTTCAATTTGCAACTTAG